One stretch of Nodularia sp. LEGE 06071 DNA includes these proteins:
- a CDS encoding histidine kinase dimerization/phospho-acceptor domain-containing protein has protein sequence MYQWILPSLSEILAESQGTVAECSPTKAERQWCVSLAATEQLLINTLGSASPDVTQGLVLAAPAPLFSQPTLAQSLQTVTFTAKPFNPLALMPFQMPTAIAVAHQETVPHESVLPLLPADPLARERFCLVFTDKFRLVLILKEDKNGDKAFSFSFDPEVVYRSWRSLGARVMLTNPEFFAELDTLVQKYSPVAPDYRTVVQFSQLLLQGLTEPEAHKEVLETTGDCGHKTEPKTQIPVPDVELLQAFAHEVRTPLTTIRTLTRLLLKRQDLPAKVTSRLEIIDHECTEQIDRMELLFKAAELETCPSVKSPNTQLTPMSLDQVLRQSVPRWQQAAQRRNLTLDVILPQQLPTVVSNPNMLDQILTGLMENFTRSLPPGSHIQVQVIPAGDQLKLQLSPQFHCPGSTPANGSVTPPIRKALGQLLMFQPETGTISLNIAATKHLFQAIGGKLIVRQRQHYGEVLTIFLPLEVSSKQKLRL, from the coding sequence GTGTATCAATGGATATTACCAAGCCTGAGTGAAATTTTAGCCGAAAGTCAAGGAACTGTGGCTGAATGCTCACCAACCAAAGCAGAGCGACAGTGGTGCGTCAGTTTAGCCGCAACGGAACAACTGCTAATCAATACTTTAGGTTCAGCTTCACCTGATGTTACCCAAGGTTTAGTGTTAGCTGCACCAGCACCTCTATTTAGTCAGCCAACATTAGCTCAAAGCTTGCAAACTGTTACTTTTACGGCCAAGCCATTTAATCCCTTAGCACTGATGCCATTTCAGATGCCTACGGCGATCGCTGTAGCACATCAAGAAACGGTTCCCCACGAATCAGTGTTACCTTTACTACCAGCCGATCCCCTGGCCAGGGAAAGGTTTTGTTTGGTTTTTACAGACAAATTTAGATTAGTCCTGATTTTAAAAGAAGACAAAAACGGTGATAAAGCATTTTCATTTTCTTTTGATCCAGAGGTAGTTTATAGAAGTTGGCGATCGCTCGGTGCTAGAGTCATGCTGACTAATCCCGAATTTTTTGCTGAACTGGATACATTAGTCCAAAAGTATTCTCCAGTCGCACCAGATTACCGCACCGTAGTTCAGTTTAGCCAGTTGTTACTTCAGGGATTGACAGAGCCAGAAGCACATAAGGAAGTATTAGAAACTACTGGAGACTGCGGACATAAAACTGAGCCTAAAACCCAAATACCAGTCCCCGATGTCGAATTACTCCAAGCTTTTGCTCACGAAGTTCGCACACCCTTAACCACAATTCGCACTCTGACTCGCTTACTACTGAAACGGCAAGATTTACCTGCTAAAGTTACCAGTCGGCTAGAAATTATTGATCACGAGTGTACCGAGCAAATTGACCGGATGGAGTTACTGTTTAAAGCAGCAGAATTAGAAACTTGTCCCTCGGTAAAATCTCCCAATACTCAACTGACACCGATGTCTTTAGATCAGGTGTTGCGGCAGAGTGTCCCCCGTTGGCAACAAGCGGCGCAGCGGCGAAATTTGACCTTAGATGTGATTTTACCGCAGCAACTGCCCACAGTGGTCAGTAACCCCAATATGCTGGATCAAATCCTCACTGGTTTGATGGAGAATTTTACTCGTAGCTTACCCCCAGGGAGTCATATTCAAGTGCAGGTGATTCCGGCTGGTGACCAACTAAAGTTACAATTATCCCCTCAATTTCATTGCCCAGGAAGCACCCCAGCCAACGGTAGTGTCACACCACCAATTCGCAAAGCTCTTGGTCAACTGCTGATGTTTCAACCAGAAACAGGTACGATTAGTTTAAATATTGCGGCAACTAAGCATCTATTTCAGGCTATTGGCGGGAAGTTGATTGTACGCCAACGCCAACATTATGGGGAAGTGTTAACTATTTTCTTACCTTTGGAAGTTAGCAGTAAGCAAAAGTTAAGGCTTTGA
- a CDS encoding GUN4 domain-containing protein — protein sequence MRQCLNPECLHPNPDNFQFCQKCGSKLLLRERYAPQSILGQGGFGRTFLAIDEDKPSKPFCVIKQFLPQAQGTDSIEKASQLFSQEAERLEELGKHPQIPELMAYFTADNRQYLVQEFVKGETLQAELEQNGVFSEQQIRELLIELLDILQFVHSQQVIHRDIKPENIIRRSADNKLFLVDFGAAKVVEQKQRTATGTMIGSAEYCAPEQLHGKPKFISDLYSLGVTCLHLLTQISPFDLYDVMEGEWVWRDYLTGNVVSDELGKILEKLANPIPKQRYQSVEEVIHALNPVRQSVTPSSASQVSSQPSFQRFQERGTTRSITPQQVELKSAVGMDYSHLRYLLAAGKWKEADEETKRVMLAVAKREKEGWLNEESIDNFPCDDLGTIDQLWLKYSNGRFGFSVQKRIYQSLGGTRNYDPKIWEAFGDKVGWRKGRIWLDYSNITFDIAAPEAHLPSPRGVDWGGLVLGWFCVLFSRVETCEL from the coding sequence ATGCGTCAATGTCTTAACCCTGAGTGTCTCCACCCCAACCCCGATAATTTCCAATTTTGCCAGAAGTGCGGTAGCAAGTTACTCCTACGCGAAAGGTATGCGCCGCAGTCAATTTTAGGACAAGGGGGTTTTGGTCGGACATTTCTAGCCATTGACGAAGATAAGCCATCAAAACCTTTTTGTGTAATTAAGCAGTTTCTCCCCCAAGCACAAGGGACAGACAGCATTGAAAAGGCTTCCCAGTTGTTTAGCCAAGAAGCAGAACGCTTAGAGGAGTTGGGTAAGCATCCCCAAATTCCAGAGTTAATGGCTTATTTCACCGCAGATAATCGCCAATATTTAGTCCAAGAATTTGTGAAAGGGGAAACCCTACAAGCCGAGTTAGAGCAAAATGGAGTTTTCTCAGAACAGCAGATTCGAGAATTATTAATAGAACTGTTGGATATTTTGCAGTTTGTTCACAGTCAACAAGTAATTCACCGAGATATTAAGCCAGAAAATATCATTCGTCGCAGTGCTGACAATAAATTATTTTTAGTGGATTTTGGCGCAGCTAAGGTAGTAGAGCAAAAACAGCGCACAGCTACAGGAACAATGATCGGCTCGGCGGAATATTGCGCTCCTGAGCAGTTACATGGGAAACCTAAATTTATTAGTGATTTATATAGTTTAGGGGTGACTTGTCTGCATTTATTAACTCAAATCAGTCCCTTTGATTTATATGATGTGATGGAGGGGGAATGGGTATGGCGAGATTACCTAACGGGGAATGTTGTTAGTGATGAATTAGGGAAGATTCTGGAAAAGTTGGCAAATCCCATCCCCAAGCAGCGTTATCAATCTGTTGAAGAAGTTATTCATGCTTTGAATCCTGTTCGTCAATCAGTGACACCATCATCGGCTTCTCAGGTTTCTTCTCAACCATCCTTTCAGCGCTTCCAAGAGAGAGGAACAACACGTTCAATCACACCACAACAAGTGGAACTAAAGTCAGCCGTAGGGATGGACTATAGTCACCTGCGTTACTTACTCGCTGCTGGGAAATGGAAAGAAGCGGATGAGGAAACAAAGCGGGTAATGTTAGCGGTGGCGAAAAGGGAAAAAGAAGGTTGGTTAAATGAAGAAAGTATTGATAATTTTCCCTGTGACGACCTCGGCACTATTGACCAGTTGTGGTTAAAATACAGCAATGGGCGCTTTGGTTTTTCTGTGCAGAAACGCATTTATCAAAGTTTGGGGGGAACGAGGAACTACGACCCGAAAATTTGGGAAGCCTTTGGGGACAAGGTAGGATGGAGAAAAGGCAGAATCTGGTTGGACTACAGTAATATTACTTTTGATATAGCAGCACCAGAAGCCCACCTGCCTTCACCCAGGGGGGTAGATTGGGGTGGGTTGGTTTTGGGTTGGTTTTGTGTTCTCTTCTCTCGCGTCGAGACTTGTGAACTGTAA
- a CDS encoding protoglobin domain-containing protein, giving the protein MAIEPRAFLTTMETRIGLTAEDKSVMQANTDWGKAVAEEMANHFYDFLGRDAEMNGILNATEGRVHRLHATFIDWFNQMFTGMDNWGDEYAKCRWHIGLIHVKIGIAPQHVVPAMAVVVDKVGKKLKADGKPDELKDALAKICMIDLAFIEQAYVEVSTSAVLRETGWSEALFRRLVATGAASL; this is encoded by the coding sequence ATGGCTATTGAACCTCGCGCTTTTTTGACCACAATGGAAACTCGTATTGGTCTGACTGCTGAAGATAAATCTGTAATGCAAGCAAATACAGATTGGGGAAAAGCGGTTGCTGAAGAAATGGCAAATCATTTTTATGATTTCCTCGGACGGGATGCAGAAATGAATGGCATTTTGAATGCCACTGAGGGACGAGTTCATCGCTTACACGCCACCTTTATTGACTGGTTTAATCAGATGTTTACAGGTATGGATAATTGGGGTGATGAATATGCAAAGTGTCGTTGGCATATTGGATTAATTCATGTGAAAATTGGTATTGCTCCTCAGCACGTAGTTCCCGCAATGGCAGTTGTCGTTGATAAAGTTGGTAAAAAACTCAAAGCTGATGGTAAACCAGATGAATTAAAAGATGCCTTAGCTAAAATTTGCATGATTGATTTAGCTTTTATTGAGCAAGCTTATGTAGAAGTTTCTACATCTGCTGTATTGAGAGAAACTGGCTGGTCAGAGGCTTTGTTTAGGCGTTTAGTCGCAACTGGTGCAGCGTCTTTGTAA
- the sbcD gene encoding exonuclease subunit SbcD codes for MIKILHLSDIHMGSGFSHGRMNPATGLNTRLEDFVKTLSRCIDRALEDTVDLVIFGGDAFPDATPAPYVQEAFASQFRRLVDADIPTVLLVGNHDQHSQGVGGASLNIYRTLGVRGFVVGDTLTTHNITTRNGKVQVITLPWLTRSTLMTRQETEKSSLAEVNELLTERLQVVLEGEIRRLDPDVPTVLLAHLMADNATLGAERFLAVGKGFTLPLSLLTRPCFDYVALGHVHRHQNLNKSNNPPVIYPGSIERVDFSEEKEDKGYVMIELERGSAHWEFCPLPVRTFRTIEVDISKTEDPQVALMKAIAKYNIEDAVVRLIYQLRSEQMDIIDSAAIHTALTPAHNYTIQAELVSQLARPRIPELTASSSIDPRSALKTYLNNREDLKDIAASMLEAAEKLLADDAEIWLEGAAVD; via the coding sequence ATGATTAAAATCCTGCATCTCTCCGACATCCACATGGGAAGCGGTTTCTCCCACGGACGCATGAATCCAGCCACAGGACTAAATACACGCTTAGAAGATTTTGTCAAGACCTTATCTCGATGTATTGACCGAGCGCTTGAAGATACTGTAGATTTAGTCATATTTGGCGGTGATGCCTTCCCAGATGCTACCCCAGCGCCATATGTGCAAGAAGCTTTCGCCAGTCAGTTTCGCCGGCTCGTGGATGCAGACATTCCCACAGTGCTATTAGTAGGGAACCACGACCAACATTCTCAAGGAGTAGGAGGAGCGAGTTTAAATATTTACCGCACCTTGGGAGTTCGGGGCTTTGTCGTCGGTGATACTTTAACAACTCACAATATCACTACCCGTAATGGCAAAGTGCAAGTAATTACCCTTCCTTGGCTCACTCGTTCGACTTTGATGACTCGTCAGGAAACCGAAAAGTCGTCTTTGGCTGAAGTCAACGAACTATTAACAGAACGTTTACAAGTGGTTTTAGAAGGCGAAATTCGCCGCCTTGACCCTGATGTCCCCACTGTGCTTTTGGCTCACTTGATGGCTGATAATGCGACTTTAGGAGCCGAGCGTTTTTTAGCCGTGGGTAAGGGTTTTACTTTACCTCTATCTTTGCTGACGCGACCTTGTTTTGATTATGTCGCATTAGGACACGTCCACCGCCACCAAAATTTGAATAAATCTAATAATCCACCGGTGATTTATCCCGGAAGTATTGAGCGGGTAGATTTTAGCGAAGAAAAAGAAGATAAAGGCTATGTGATGATAGAACTGGAGCGAGGAAGCGCTCATTGGGAATTTTGTCCTTTACCGGTGCGGACTTTCCGGACTATAGAGGTGGATATTTCTAAAACTGAAGATCCGCAAGTTGCTTTAATGAAGGCGATCGCTAAATATAATATTGAAGATGCGGTAGTGCGGCTAATTTATCAACTGCGCTCTGAACAAATGGATATAATTGATAGCGCTGCCATCCATACAGCCTTAACTCCAGCCCACAACTACACAATTCAAGCCGAATTAGTCAGCCAGTTAGCTCGCCCCAGAATCCCGGAATTGACCGCCAGTAGCAGTATTGACCCCAGGTCAGCGCTCAAAACTTACTTGAATAATCGTGAAGATTTAAAAGATATCGCCGCATCGATGTTGGAAGCAGCAGAAAAGTTACTTGCAGATGATGCGGAGATTTGGTTGGAAGGCGCAGCAGTTGATTAG
- a CDS encoding hydrocarbon-binding protein — MSLLRKELGDFNSIVCFKAAIIGMEEALGEKATAIALTTAGRARGKKLAEDLGLTSMSLDDAAAKLKQAFGKDGTCLCIIEKMVSEGEIIKIYTSETVCSAGESMNSPRKCTFTLGAVWGAMEEVIGQRFRGVHTESVLRGGTHDVFEFTPL, encoded by the coding sequence ATGTCCCTATTACGTAAAGAATTAGGCGATTTTAATAGTATTGTCTGCTTTAAAGCTGCTATTATAGGGATGGAAGAAGCTTTGGGAGAAAAAGCTACAGCTATTGCCCTGACTACAGCCGGTCGTGCTAGGGGCAAAAAGTTAGCTGAAGATTTAGGTTTAACTTCAATGTCATTAGATGATGCGGCTGCTAAATTGAAGCAGGCTTTTGGTAAGGATGGAACTTGTTTATGTATAATTGAAAAAATGGTTTCTGAAGGTGAAATCATTAAAATCTATACTTCTGAAACAGTTTGTTCTGCTGGTGAATCCATGAATTCCCCCCGTAAATGCACTTTTACGCTGGGTGCAGTTTGGGGTGCTATGGAGGAAGTAATTGGTCAGCGATTCAGAGGAGTACATACTGAATCAGTCCTCAGAGGTGGTACTCATGATGTGTTTGAATTCACTCCTTTATAG
- a CDS encoding ion transporter, which yields MLLSREQTEFYLKDLETPTGKAINLTLAALVLLSSGIFVAETYNIPDGIRLYLDAIDTAIVIIFAGEYALRLWSAENKITYIFSVYSIIDLIAILPFFLSAVDFRFIRLLRWFRILRLIRLIDRKFLFGTITTEDGVIFAQILFTLFAIIFVYSGLIYQVEHPINLDVFATFLDAFYFSIVTMTTVGFGDVTPISELGRLLTVLMILTGIALIPWQVGDLIKRLVKTANQIETVCSGCGLVFHDLDAGFCKRCGTKLSNRLGKSGS from the coding sequence ATGTTACTAAGCAGAGAACAAACAGAATTTTATCTCAAAGACTTGGAAACACCAACGGGTAAAGCTATAAATTTAACACTTGCCGCTTTGGTGTTACTATCATCAGGTATTTTTGTAGCAGAAACTTATAATATTCCTGATGGGATTCGCTTATATTTGGATGCTATCGATACTGCAATAGTGATAATTTTTGCTGGGGAATATGCACTGCGCCTGTGGAGTGCTGAAAATAAAATTACGTATATTTTTAGCGTTTACTCAATTATTGACTTAATCGCAATTTTACCGTTTTTTCTGAGTGCAGTTGATTTTAGATTTATTCGTCTATTGCGATGGTTTAGAATTTTAAGATTAATTCGGTTGATAGATAGAAAATTTTTATTTGGTACGATCACTACGGAAGATGGGGTGATATTTGCCCAAATTTTATTTACTTTATTTGCAATAATATTTGTTTACTCTGGTTTAATTTATCAGGTGGAACATCCCATTAATCTTGATGTTTTCGCGACTTTTTTGGATGCGTTTTATTTCTCGATTGTGACTATGACTACTGTGGGTTTTGGTGATGTGACACCTATTTCTGAATTGGGTCGCCTGCTCACAGTATTGATGATTTTAACAGGTATTGCCTTGATTCCTTGGCAAGTGGGGGATTTAATTAAGCGATTGGTGAAAACTGCTAATCAGATAGAAACAGTTTGTTCAGGTTGCGGTTTGGTTTTTCATGATCTGGATGCTGGGTTCTGTAAACGGTGTGGGACTAAGTTATCTAATAGATTAGGGAAGTCGGGTAGTTAA
- a CDS encoding UDP-N-acetylmuramoyl-L-alanyl-D-glutamate--2,6-diaminopimelate ligase has translation MKLRELLAAVDGVDYPALADAEIQGLKTNSHACGVGDLFIGMPGTRVDGGDFWPSAIASGAVAAIVSPEAVQKNPPSGEAVVVSAADMTQACAQLAGAFYGYPGKKLKLVGVTGTNGKTTTTHLIEFLLTKAHLSTALMGTLYTRWPGFEQTAVHTTPFAVELQQQLAEAVNAGCEFGAMEVSSHALAQGRVLGCEFEVAVFSNLTQDHLDYHSDMEDYFAAKALLFSPEYLKGRAIINADDAYGKRLIASLSSERVWSYSVNNHSTDLWMSNLNYEPNGVSGMLHTPKGDVAFRSPLVGQYNLENLLAAVGAVLHLGLNLQSVAAAIPEFPGVPGRMERVQISPEQEISVIVDYAHTPDSLENLLKAARPFIPGKMICVFGCGGDRDRTKRPKMGKIAAELADVAVLTSDNPRTEDPERILQDVLAGIPDTAKPTVICDRAIAIRTAILQAQPGDGVLLAGKGHEDYQILGTEKIHFDDREHARDALQEKLSIQS, from the coding sequence ATGAAATTGCGGGAATTACTGGCTGCTGTCGATGGTGTTGATTATCCGGCTTTGGCGGATGCGGAAATTCAGGGTTTGAAGACGAATTCTCATGCTTGCGGTGTGGGTGATTTGTTTATTGGAATGCCGGGAACGCGTGTAGATGGTGGGGATTTTTGGCCAAGTGCGATCGCATCTGGGGCTGTGGCGGCTATTGTTTCACCGGAAGCTGTCCAGAAAAATCCTCCCAGTGGTGAGGCTGTGGTTGTGAGTGCGGCAGATATGACTCAAGCCTGCGCCCAATTAGCGGGTGCTTTTTATGGTTATCCAGGAAAAAAACTCAAGCTGGTGGGTGTGACTGGTACTAATGGTAAAACTACGACTACTCATTTAATTGAATTTCTGCTGACTAAAGCCCATCTATCTACGGCTTTGATGGGAACTCTTTACACTCGTTGGCCGGGTTTTGAACAAACTGCTGTTCACACTACGCCCTTTGCGGTGGAATTACAACAGCAGCTAGCTGAAGCTGTGAATGCTGGTTGTGAGTTTGGGGCGATGGAAGTCAGTTCCCATGCTTTGGCGCAAGGTCGAGTTTTGGGGTGTGAGTTTGAGGTGGCGGTGTTTAGTAATCTCACTCAAGACCATCTGGACTATCACAGTGATATGGAGGATTATTTTGCAGCGAAGGCGTTGTTATTTAGTCCTGAATATCTCAAGGGACGGGCAATTATTAATGCTGATGATGCCTACGGTAAGCGTTTAATTGCGTCCTTAAGTTCAGAACGTGTTTGGAGTTACAGCGTCAATAATCACAGCACTGATTTGTGGATGAGTAATTTAAATTACGAGCCGAATGGAGTTAGCGGAATGTTGCATACACCAAAGGGTGATGTGGCTTTTCGTTCTCCCCTGGTTGGACAGTACAATTTAGAAAATCTCTTGGCGGCTGTGGGTGCAGTTTTACACTTAGGACTAAATTTGCAGTCTGTGGCGGCGGCGATACCTGAGTTTCCTGGGGTTCCTGGACGGATGGAACGGGTACAAATTAGTCCTGAGCAAGAAATTAGTGTGATTGTAGATTATGCCCACACTCCTGATAGTTTGGAGAATTTGCTCAAAGCTGCACGGCCGTTTATTCCGGGAAAAATGATTTGTGTGTTTGGCTGTGGAGGCGATCGCGATCGCACTAAGCGCCCAAAAATGGGTAAAATTGCGGCTGAGTTAGCTGATGTCGCGGTGTTGACTTCAGACAATCCCCGGACTGAAGACCCGGAACGGATTTTACAAGATGTTTTGGCGGGAATCCCTGATACTGCTAAACCTACAGTCATATGCGATCGCGCGATCGCTATCCGCACAGCAATTTTACAAGCACAACCCGGTGATGGAGTATTACTCGCTGGTAAAGGTCACGAAGATTACCAAATTCTCGGCACTGAAAAAATTCATTTTGACGACCGAGAACACGCACGAGACGCTTTACAGGAAAAACTCAGTATCCAAAGTTAA
- a CDS encoding PEP-CTERM sorting domain-containing protein: MQKLALTAGISLLLGLVMSEQVKAANFTLTPTVTFEVIDGGFSGSFDGLGDELFPNNFDTVVLGLDGESAEFAEFNLTQFSIPPLALITNAIFQAQIFSTQTFGLGSPGGVPPNNLGVFGYVGNGEPNASDLQAGTLLTTVDTSNATGGEILTFDVTSYIQNLVSNGDTFVGLAVRAQDPGGLTLGGANFPGITPRLIISTVPESSTSLGLLAFGALAVGAMRKRSVRL; encoded by the coding sequence ATGCAAAAGCTGGCGCTAACTGCGGGAATCAGCCTGTTATTAGGTTTAGTGATGAGTGAGCAGGTAAAAGCTGCCAATTTTACCTTGACTCCAACAGTTACTTTTGAAGTCATAGATGGTGGTTTTTCAGGGTCTTTCGATGGATTAGGTGATGAGCTTTTTCCTAATAATTTTGATACTGTAGTTTTAGGCTTAGACGGAGAATCGGCAGAATTTGCCGAATTTAATCTGACTCAATTCTCTATCCCACCGTTAGCATTAATTACTAATGCTATTTTTCAAGCTCAAATATTTAGCACACAAACCTTTGGTCTTGGCTCTCCGGGTGGTGTTCCACCCAATAATCTGGGAGTATTTGGGTATGTAGGTAATGGGGAACCCAACGCATCTGACTTACAGGCAGGTACACTTTTAACTACAGTTGATACATCAAACGCGACTGGTGGTGAAATTCTGACTTTTGATGTGACTTCCTATATTCAGAATCTAGTTAGCAATGGTGATACATTTGTTGGTTTAGCAGTTCGCGCCCAAGACCCAGGCGGTTTAACATTAGGTGGTGCCAATTTCCCTGGGATAACTCCAAGACTAATCATCTCAACCGTTCCAGAATCTTCTACTAGTTTAGGTTTATTAGCCTTTGGTGCTTTAGCTGTAGGAGCGATGCGAAAACGGTCAGTTCGGCTTTGA
- a CDS encoding Uma2 family endonuclease, whose amino-acid sequence MTQLKQQLTLQEFLTLPEGDITYELIDGEAKPKIASKRFHSRLIGAIIPFLTQWAQNRGEVGINWAVTLKRQGRDWVPVPDLLYVSYSRLPSDVIEDEACPISPDLAIEIISPDQSFGQMSAKATDYLDAGVMRVWVVDARAKTVTIFYPDTRPQTKTGEDSLEDSLLEGLQISPQQIFQQAGIP is encoded by the coding sequence ATGACTCAACTTAAACAGCAACTCACCCTCCAAGAGTTCCTCACCTTACCAGAAGGGGATATCACTTATGAATTAATTGATGGCGAAGCAAAACCGAAAATTGCATCAAAAAGATTCCATTCCAGATTAATAGGTGCAATTATCCCATTTCTAACTCAATGGGCGCAAAATCGTGGCGAAGTTGGGATAAATTGGGCAGTTACCTTAAAACGTCAAGGTCGGGATTGGGTTCCTGTGCCAGACTTGCTTTATGTTTCCTACTCTCGCCTTCCAAGTGATGTAATCGAAGATGAAGCTTGTCCCATATCTCCAGACTTAGCCATTGAAATTATTTCACCAGATCAAAGCTTTGGACAAATGAGCGCCAAAGCCACAGATTACCTTGATGCTGGTGTGATGAGAGTTTGGGTTGTGGATGCCAGAGCAAAAACAGTGACAATATTTTATCCTGATACCCGACCGCAAACAAAAACTGGTGAAGATAGTTTAGAAGATTCTCTATTAGAAGGGCTGCAAATTTCACCCCAACAAATTTTTCAACAGGCGGGAATTCCTTAG
- a CDS encoding nucleoside deaminase: MNPEYFMQIALEEAKKGDAPYGAVIVKDQEIVAVAHNTVNRDSDPSAHAEINAIRSLTAKLQNPSLEGYSIYTTGEPCPMCATACVWTGISEIVYGASIQDLISVNQSQIDISCEEVIAKSFKNIKVTRGILKNECLELFN; this comes from the coding sequence ATGAACCCAGAATATTTTATGCAGATCGCACTAGAAGAAGCTAAAAAAGGAGATGCGCCTTATGGTGCGGTGATTGTCAAAGATCAAGAAATTGTCGCTGTAGCTCATAATACTGTCAATCGAGATAGCGATCCATCAGCCCATGCCGAAATCAACGCTATTCGTAGTTTAACAGCTAAACTTCAAAACCCTTCTTTAGAAGGTTATAGCATATATACAACTGGCGAACCTTGTCCCATGTGTGCCACGGCTTGTGTGTGGACAGGTATATCTGAAATTGTCTATGGTGCTTCAATTCAAGACCTAATCTCAGTCAACCAATCACAAATTGATATTTCCTGTGAAGAGGTGATTGCTAAATCATTTAAAAATATCAAAGTAACACGGGGTATTTTAAAGAATGAATGTTTGGAATTATTTAATTGA
- a CDS encoding glutaredoxin family protein, with the protein MRLILYSKPGCHLCEGLQEKLEQVQNLSFELEVRDITTREDWFLAYQYEVPVICLSNHRGAEDTEKELIEERLPRPSPRASVQQLAQMLGKYLSN; encoded by the coding sequence ATGCGCTTAATTTTATACAGCAAGCCGGGATGTCATTTGTGTGAGGGTTTACAGGAGAAGTTGGAACAAGTCCAAAATCTCAGTTTTGAGTTGGAAGTTCGGGATATTACGACTCGTGAAGATTGGTTTTTGGCTTATCAATATGAAGTGCCGGTAATTTGTTTATCGAACCACAGAGGCGCAGAGGACACGGAGAAAGAGTTGATTGAGGAGCGTTTGCCACGTCCTTCTCCTCGTGCTAGTGTGCAGCAATTGGCGCAAATGTTGGGTAAATATTTATCCAATTAG
- a CDS encoding DUF4388 domain-containing protein, which produces MAITGNFTDFSLPELLHFLDHGKKTGILDIELLSENSKIQHYYIWLHQGRIIAAADRLDEKGLTLMIAQRGWISERVISRVTHICPTFINTPLGLSLKSQGLLQPEQLKLLFNTQVIRQISSLFQVEDGLFTFKPTTNLPIAEMTGLSMTATEVILLGLRSLRSWKAFADKLPDSTSGLSSLIAKQPQIPLNPQEWQLWEFVNGQISLHHIATHLRISVETVQQIAFRLIVVGLAEEHFMVATSTSNLANSTPPITLAAVQQPPEKPNLSQSFFKSLVSFLRGK; this is translated from the coding sequence ATGGCTATTACTGGTAATTTTACAGATTTTTCTTTGCCGGAACTACTTCACTTTTTAGATCATGGCAAAAAGACAGGAATACTTGATATTGAGTTACTGTCTGAGAATAGTAAAATACAACATTACTATATCTGGCTACATCAAGGTCGTATAATTGCCGCAGCTGATCGGTTGGATGAAAAAGGTCTGACATTAATGATTGCTCAACGGGGCTGGATCAGCGAACGTGTTATTTCCAGAGTGACTCATATCTGTCCCACTTTCATCAACACACCTCTGGGGCTATCCTTAAAGTCCCAAGGATTGTTACAACCAGAACAACTGAAACTGCTATTTAATACCCAAGTCATCCGACAAATATCTAGCTTATTTCAAGTCGAGGATGGTTTGTTTACATTTAAACCAACCACAAATTTGCCCATAGCAGAGATGACGGGTCTGAGCATGACAGCTACTGAGGTGATACTGTTGGGCTTGCGATCGCTACGAAGCTGGAAAGCTTTCGCAGATAAATTACCAGATTCAACTTCAGGGTTATCAAGTTTGATTGCAAAACAGCCTCAGATTCCACTCAATCCCCAGGAATGGCAATTGTGGGAATTTGTCAACGGTCAAATTTCCCTACATCACATTGCTACTCATCTGAGAATATCTGTAGAAACTGTGCAGCAAATTGCCTTTCGGCTGATTGTCGTTGGTTTAGCAGAGGAACATTTTATGGTTGCTACTTCAACATCTAATTTGGCAAATTCCACTCCCCCAATTACCTTAGCAGCCGTGCAACAACCTCCCGAAAAACCAAATCTAAGTCAGTCATTTTTCAAAAGCTTAGTGAGTTTCCTCCGAGGTAAATAG